In one Gracilinanus agilis isolate LMUSP501 chromosome 6, AgileGrace, whole genome shotgun sequence genomic region, the following are encoded:
- the LOC123252839 gene encoding zinc finger protein 420-like, giving the protein MAQGNGKELQALPRKPRRRERRVTKVRTGSLESQGTAFERDRLPAQEVVTFKDVAVDFTREEWRLLSPPQKELYKEVMLENTQNLLSVGLAVPREDVISYLEQREALWMLEQEGPRSCCPEEEIRPEMKVTAKEVRLSVEENDDLLFMSGIPNKLPWREFCESQNSFLIEHQRMCTEQKSSECNQCGRTFMHRASLAVHQTVHQRLHSGNKPYECKHCGKTFSQRSKLNQHDRIHSGEKSYQCKQCGKTFTCSSSLAVHHKICSREKPYECNQCEKTFRKRSQLHQHQRIHSGEKPYECKECGKTFNSSSNLAVHQRIHSGLKPYECNQCGKTFSCNTSLSVHHRVHSGEKPYECKECGKSFSQSSKLNQHQRIHSGLKPYECKQCGKTFSCSSNLTVHQRIHSGLKPYECNQCGKTFSCSSSLTVHQRTHTGEKPYECQQCGKPFSSSSNLAVHQRIHSGEKPYECNQCGKAFSRSCSLALHQKIHNGEKPYECNQCGKTFSQRARLALHQRIHSGEKPYKCNQCGKTFRRKSDIPIHQRIHTGVKPYECNQCGNTFRQSSDLAVHQRIHTGEKPYECKQCGKKFRRSCHLAGHQRIHSGEKPYECKQCGKMFSFSSSLSVHQRIHSGEKPYKCKQCGKTFSQRSYLDKHYRIHTGEKPYKCKQCGKTFSQSSTLAEHHTIHTGEKRYECKKCGKTFNRSSRLDQHERIHTAAEPY; this is encoded by the exons GAGGTGGTGACATTCAAGGATGTTGCTGTGGACTTCACGAgggaggagtggcgcctcttgtcccctccccagaaggagctgtacaaggaaGTGATGCTGGAGAATACCCAgaacctgctctctgtgg GGCTTGCAGTTCCCAGAGAAGATGTGATCTCTTATTTGGAGCAAAGGGAAGCCCTGTGGATGCTAGAGCAAGAAGGCCCGAGGAGCTGTTGTCCAG AAGAAGAGATCAGACCTGAAATGAAAGTGACTGCAAAAGAAGTGCGTCTTTCCGTGGAAGAAAATGATGACCTATTATTCATGAGTGGTATTCCCAATAAACTACCTTGGAGAGAATTCTGTGAATCTCAAAATTCATTCCTTATTGAACATCAGAGAATGTGCACTGAGCAAAAATCTagtgaatgtaatcagtgtggaaggACTTTCATGCACAGGgccagtcttgctgtacatcaga CTGTACATCAGAGACTCCACAGTGGGAataaaccttatgaatgcaagcattgcggaaagacattcagtcagagatCCAAACTTAATCAGCATGACAGAATCCATAGTGGGGAGAAATCGTATcaatgcaaacaatgtggaaagacattcacttGTAGCTctagtcttgctgtacatcataAAATCTGCAGTAgggagaagccttatgaatgcaacCAGTGTGAAAAGACATTCAGAAAGAGATCCCAACTTCatcaacatcagagaatccacagtggtgagaagccttatgaatgcaaggaatgtgggaaaacatTCAATTCTAGCTCCAATCTTGCTGTacaccagagaatccacagtggtttgaaaccttatgaatgcaaccaatgtggaaagacattcagttgtAACACCAGTCTTTCTGTACATCATAGAGTCCacagtggggagaaaccttatgaatgcaaggagTGTGGAAAGTCATTCAGTCAGAGCTCCAAACTTAATCAacaccagagaatccacagtgggttgaaaccatatgaatgcaaacaatgtgggAAAACATTCAGTTGTAGCTCCAATCTTACTGTacaccagagaatccacagtggtttgaaaccttatgaatgcaaccaatgtggaaagacattcagttgtAGCTCCAGTCTAACTGtacatcagagaacccacactggtgaaaaaccttatgaatgccagCAATGTGGAAAGCCATTCAGTTCTAGCtccaatcttgctgtacatcagagaattcacagtggggagaaaccttatgaatgcaatcagtgtgggaAGGCATTCAGTCGTAGCTGTAGTCTGGCTctacatcagaaaatccacaatggggagaagccttatgaatgcaaccagtgtggaaagacattcagtcagagaGCCCGTCTTgctctacatcagagaatccacagtggggagaaaccttataaatgcaacCAGTGTGGGAAGACATTCAGACGGAAATCTGATATtcctatacatcagagaatccatactggagtgaaaccttatgaatgcaaccagTGTGGGAATACATTCAGACAAAGCTCTGACCTTGCTGTACATCAGCgaatccatactggggagaaaccttacgaatgcaagcaatgtggaaagaaatTCAGGCGGAGTTGCCATCTAGctggacatcagagaatccacagtggggagaaaccttatgaatgcaagcaatgtggaaagatgTTCAGTTTTAGCTCCAGTCtttctgtacatcagagaatccacagtggggagaaaccttataaatgtaaacaatgtggaaagacattcagtcagaggTCATACCTTGATAAGCATTACAggatccacactggggagaaaccttataaatgtaaacaatgtggaaagacattcagtcagagctctACTCTTGCTGAACATCATACaattcacactggggagaaacgtTATGAATGCaagaaatgtggaaagacatttaatCGGAGCTCCAGACTTGATCAACATGAGAGAATCCATACTGCAGCAGAACCTTATTAA